The Azospirillum brasilense genome window below encodes:
- a CDS encoding DUF6898 family protein → MVGNRAPGKGQTAGNGAGNGVGEVLFEFQRVGSYLKVMAIDPVTATEVSVVGPATGSLELLKRTAISKLQFVMKRDAAKR, encoded by the coding sequence ATGGTGGGCAATCGGGCGCCTGGAAAAGGCCAGACGGCTGGAAACGGCGCGGGAAACGGCGTCGGCGAGGTGCTGTTCGAGTTCCAGCGGGTCGGCAGCTATCTGAAGGTCATGGCCATTGATCCCGTCACCGCGACGGAGGTCTCGGTCGTCGGGCCGGCCACCGGCAGCCTGGAGCTTTTGAAACGGACCGCGATCAGCAAGCTCCAGTTCGTCATGAAGCGCGACGCGGCCAAACGCTGA
- a CDS encoding ferritin-like domain-containing protein encodes MAAKTMQDLLIEELRDIYHAERQLTKALPKLAKAAHSEQLRTAFESHLEETRGQIERLEQVFDELDTRTRGKHCDAMEGLISEAREIMEMGLAPEVQDAALIAAAQKVEHYEIASYGTVHAYATACGLTKVAELLEQTLNEEKETDKKLNMLAINDVNKKAIQASGKKAA; translated from the coding sequence ATGGCTGCCAAGACCATGCAGGATCTGCTGATCGAAGAACTCCGCGACATCTACCACGCCGAAAGGCAGCTCACCAAGGCTCTGCCGAAGCTGGCCAAGGCGGCACACTCCGAACAGCTCCGCACGGCCTTCGAATCCCATCTGGAAGAAACCCGCGGCCAGATCGAACGGCTGGAGCAGGTGTTCGACGAGTTGGACACCCGCACCCGCGGCAAGCATTGCGACGCGATGGAGGGGCTGATCAGCGAAGCGCGCGAGATCATGGAAATGGGTCTCGCCCCCGAAGTGCAGGACGCTGCCCTGATTGCCGCCGCCCAGAAGGTGGAGCATTACGAGATCGCCAGCTACGGGACCGTCCACGCCTACGCCACCGCCTGCGGCCTCACCAAGGTGGCGGAGCTGTTGGAGCAGACTCTGAACGAAGAGAAGGAAACCGACAAGAAGCTGAACATGCTGGCAATCAACGACGTGAACAAAAAAGCGATCCAGGCCAGCGGGAAAAAGGCGGCCTGA
- the ribD gene encoding bifunctional diaminohydroxyphosphoribosylaminopyrimidine deaminase/5-amino-6-(5-phosphoribosylamino)uracil reductase RibD — protein sequence MAMQAIHPDDVRHMRAALALAARGLGNTWPNPAVGCVIVRDGVVVGRGWTQPGGRPHAETEALARAGGAARGATAYVTLEPCNHYGKTPPCALALVEAGVARVVVACGDPDPRVAGGGLERLRAAGIAVDTGVCEDAAWTLNEGFFRRIQDERPLYTLKAATTLDGRIATHSGQSQWITGPTARAWGHRLRATHDAIMVGIRTALADDPELTCRLPGLAHRSPVRIVVDSRLRLPLTGKLAVGARPVPTWVVTREDADPGRLAVFQDCGLEVIRVPADSAGLPDLVAASAALARRGLTRVLVEGGATLAASLLRANLVDRLEWFRAASVIGGDGLPAVHAFGVDGLERMARFRRTDLRQAGDDLVESYVRRG from the coding sequence ATGGCGATGCAAGCCATCCACCCCGACGATGTCCGCCACATGCGGGCCGCGCTGGCCCTGGCGGCGCGCGGGCTCGGCAACACCTGGCCGAACCCGGCGGTGGGCTGCGTCATCGTGCGCGACGGCGTGGTGGTCGGGCGCGGCTGGACCCAGCCGGGCGGGCGGCCCCACGCCGAGACGGAAGCACTGGCCCGCGCCGGTGGCGCTGCGCGCGGCGCCACCGCCTATGTGACACTGGAGCCCTGCAACCACTACGGGAAAACTCCACCCTGCGCTCTGGCTCTGGTCGAGGCCGGGGTGGCGCGGGTGGTGGTGGCCTGCGGCGATCCCGACCCGCGGGTGGCGGGTGGCGGGCTGGAGCGGCTGCGCGCCGCCGGGATCGCGGTGGACACCGGCGTCTGCGAGGACGCGGCCTGGACGCTCAACGAGGGCTTCTTCCGGCGCATCCAGGACGAACGCCCACTCTATACACTGAAGGCGGCGACGACGCTGGACGGGCGCATCGCCACCCACAGCGGCCAGTCGCAATGGATCACCGGGCCGACGGCGCGGGCCTGGGGACACCGGTTGCGCGCCACTCACGACGCGATCATGGTCGGCATCCGCACCGCCCTGGCCGACGACCCGGAACTCACCTGCCGTCTGCCGGGGCTGGCCCATCGTTCGCCCGTACGGATCGTGGTGGACAGCCGGCTGCGCCTGCCGCTGACCGGGAAGCTGGCCGTGGGCGCGCGGCCCGTGCCGACCTGGGTCGTCACGCGCGAGGACGCGGACCCCGGCCGTCTGGCCGTCTTCCAGGACTGCGGACTGGAGGTCATCCGTGTGCCGGCCGACTCCGCGGGGCTGCCGGATCTGGTCGCGGCGAGCGCCGCCCTGGCCCGCCGCGGTCTGACCCGCGTGCTGGTGGAGGGCGGCGCAACGCTGGCGGCCTCGCTGTTGCGGGCCAATCTGGTGGACCGACTGGAATGGTTCCGCGCCGCCTCCGTCATAGGGGGCGACGGGCTGCCGGCGGTCCATGCCTTCGGGGTGGACGGATTGGAGCGCATGGCGCGATTCCGCCGGACCGACCTGCGGCAGGCCGGGGACGACCTCGTGGAAAGCTACGTCCGGCGCGGTTAA
- the nrdR gene encoding transcriptional regulator NrdR yields MRCPFCGHEDTQVKDSRPTEDNSAIRRRRFCPSCSARFTTFERVQLRELTVVKSTGQREPFDREKLLRSMRIALRKRPIDADRIDRVVNSLVRQLESSGESEIPSKQIGEMIMVALQTLDQVAYIRYASVYKDFREASDFNEFVEQLAPEAQNG; encoded by the coding sequence ATGCGCTGCCCGTTCTGCGGACACGAGGACACCCAGGTCAAGGACTCGCGACCGACCGAGGACAACTCGGCGATCCGCAGACGGCGGTTCTGCCCCAGTTGCAGCGCGCGCTTCACCACCTTCGAGCGCGTTCAGCTCCGTGAGCTGACGGTGGTGAAGAGCACCGGCCAGCGGGAGCCTTTCGACCGCGAAAAGCTCCTGCGCTCCATGCGCATTGCCCTGCGCAAGCGCCCGATCGACGCCGACCGTATCGACCGGGTGGTGAACAGCCTGGTGCGCCAGCTCGAATCCTCCGGCGAGAGCGAGATCCCGTCGAAGCAGATCGGCGAGATGATCATGGTGGCGCTCCAGACGCTCGATCAGGTCGCCTACATCCGCTACGCCTCGGTCTACAAGGACTTCCGCGAGGCGTCGGACTTCAACGAGTTCGTCGAACAGCTCGCTCCCGAAGCCCAGAACGGGTGA
- the rpiB gene encoding ribose 5-phosphate isomerase B, with amino-acid sequence MTTIAIASDHAGYEMKAQIASWLADAGYEVLDLGCNGPESVDYPDFATALAAAINDKRAARGVLICGSGIGISIAANRHPGIRAALVHDVTTARLARQHNDANVVALGARIIGAEIAKDCVDAFLKTDFEGGERHSRRIAKMG; translated from the coding sequence ATGACCACCATCGCGATCGCGTCCGATCACGCGGGGTACGAGATGAAGGCCCAGATCGCCTCCTGGCTGGCCGACGCCGGCTACGAGGTGCTGGACCTCGGCTGCAACGGTCCGGAATCGGTGGACTATCCGGATTTCGCCACGGCGCTGGCCGCTGCCATCAACGACAAGCGCGCGGCGCGCGGCGTCTTGATCTGCGGCAGCGGCATCGGTATCAGCATCGCGGCGAACCGTCACCCGGGCATCCGTGCGGCCCTGGTGCATGACGTGACGACCGCCCGCCTCGCGCGCCAGCACAACGACGCGAACGTGGTGGCTCTGGGCGCCCGCATCATCGGCGCGGAGATCGCGAAGGATTGCGTGGACGCCTTTTTGAAGACCGATTTCGAAGGCGGTGAACGGCACAGCCGGCGAATCGCCAAGATGGGATGA
- the glyA gene encoding serine hydroxymethyltransferase, translating into MTVTNADPRAEIGRFFAASLAETDPELARAVRDELVRQQEQIELIASENIVSQAVLEAQGSVMTNKYAEGYPGRRYYGGCEYVDVAETLAIERACKLFGCGFANVQPNSGSQANQAVNLALLQPGDTILGMSLAAGGHLTHGAAPNLSGKWFKAVQYGVRRDDHLIDFDEVERLAREHKPKLIIAGGSAYPRVLDYQRFRAIADEVGAYFMVDIAHYAGLIAGGVYPNPFPYADVVTTTTHKTLRGPRGGMVLTNSEEIAKKINSAVFPGLQGGPLMHVIAAKAVAFAEALRPEFKTYAKSVLDNARALSKVLIEGGLDIVSGGTDSHIVLVDLRPKNLTGKAAEASLEHAGMTCNKNGVPFDPQKPMVTSGVRLGSPAATTRGFGVAEFEQVGRLIVETLDGLAASNSGDNAAVEAKVREEVRELCRRFPIYPTL; encoded by the coding sequence ATGACCGTGACCAACGCCGACCCCCGCGCCGAGATCGGCCGCTTCTTCGCTGCCTCGCTTGCCGAGACCGATCCCGAACTGGCCCGCGCGGTGCGCGACGAGCTTGTCCGCCAGCAGGAGCAGATCGAGCTGATCGCGTCCGAGAACATCGTCTCCCAGGCGGTGCTTGAGGCCCAGGGCTCGGTCATGACCAACAAGTACGCCGAAGGCTATCCGGGCCGGCGTTACTATGGAGGTTGCGAGTATGTGGACGTGGCCGAGACGCTGGCGATCGAGCGCGCCTGCAAGCTGTTCGGCTGCGGCTTCGCCAACGTCCAGCCGAACTCAGGGTCGCAGGCCAACCAAGCGGTCAACCTCGCCCTGCTCCAGCCGGGCGATACCATCCTCGGCATGTCGCTGGCGGCCGGCGGCCACCTGACCCACGGCGCTGCCCCGAACCTGTCGGGCAAGTGGTTCAAGGCCGTGCAGTACGGCGTGCGCCGTGACGACCACCTGATCGACTTCGACGAGGTCGAGCGTCTGGCCCGCGAGCACAAGCCGAAGCTGATCATCGCCGGCGGCTCCGCCTATCCGCGCGTCCTCGACTACCAGCGCTTCCGCGCCATCGCGGACGAGGTCGGCGCCTACTTCATGGTGGACATCGCCCACTACGCCGGCCTGATCGCCGGCGGCGTCTACCCGAACCCGTTCCCCTACGCCGACGTGGTCACCACCACCACCCACAAGACGCTGCGCGGCCCGCGCGGCGGCATGGTGCTGACCAACAGCGAGGAGATCGCCAAGAAGATCAACTCGGCGGTGTTCCCCGGCCTGCAGGGCGGCCCGCTGATGCACGTCATCGCTGCCAAGGCGGTGGCCTTCGCCGAGGCGCTGCGTCCGGAGTTCAAGACCTACGCCAAGAGCGTCCTGGACAACGCCCGCGCCCTGTCGAAGGTGCTGATCGAGGGCGGCCTGGACATCGTCTCCGGCGGCACCGACAGCCACATCGTGCTGGTCGACCTGCGCCCGAAGAACCTGACCGGCAAGGCCGCCGAGGCGAGCCTCGAGCACGCCGGCATGACCTGCAACAAGAACGGCGTGCCGTTCGACCCGCAGAAGCCGATGGTCACCTCCGGCGTCCGTCTGGGCAGCCCGGCGGCCACCACCCGCGGCTTCGGCGTGGCCGAATTCGAGCAGGTCGGCCGCCTGATCGTCGAGACGCTGGACGGTCTGGCCGCCAGCAACTCCGGCGACAACGCGGCGGTCGAGGCCAAGGTGCGGGAGGAGGTGCGCGAGCTGTGCCGCCGCTTCCCCATCTATCCGACCCTGTAA
- a CDS encoding MucR family transcriptional regulator yields the protein MSDQLRADVPDNELLRMTADIVSAYVSKNVLPAQQIPEVINTVYSSLTGLNTQPREIPSEPLKPAVPIRKSVTPEYIVCLEDGKKLKMLKRHLRSTYNMSPDEYRARWSLPPDYPMVAPNYAAQRSEFAKRIGLGRSSGRQTRRKAG from the coding sequence ATGAGTGACCAGCTTCGCGCCGATGTGCCCGATAACGAGCTTCTGCGGATGACCGCGGACATCGTCTCCGCATATGTCAGCAAGAACGTTCTGCCGGCGCAGCAGATTCCCGAGGTGATCAACACGGTCTACTCGTCGCTGACCGGGCTGAACACGCAGCCCCGAGAAATTCCTTCGGAGCCGCTGAAGCCCGCCGTGCCGATCCGCAAGTCGGTGACGCCCGAATACATCGTGTGTCTGGAAGACGGCAAAAAGCTGAAGATGCTGAAGCGCCATCTGCGCTCCACCTACAATATGTCGCCGGACGAATACCGGGCGCGCTGGAGCCTGCCGCCGGATTATCCGATGGTTGCGCCGAACTACGCGGCGCAGCGTTCCGAGTTCGCCAAGCGCATCGGCCTCGGCCGCAGTTCCGGCCGCCAGACACGCCGCAAGGCCGGCTGA